The proteins below are encoded in one region of Ferroplasma acidiphilum:
- a CDS encoding uracil-DNA glycosylase: MNIEKLNREIISCRKCTRLVEYRSSRSPRAGFAGETYWNKPITGYGSIGSRILIVGLAPAFDGGNRTGRIFTGDKSSDFLISSLYAAGLANMPTSERKDDGLKYIDTYITLALKCAPPDNKPEKEELNNCSGFFEKEIEQMENLKAILCLGKIAFDSTLKFFRAHQINTRGIKFIHGKYYNIGGVRLYCSYHPSPRNVNTGLLRKEEFISLLKKIRNFVG; this comes from the coding sequence ATGAATATAGAAAAATTAAACCGTGAAATTATTTCATGCAGGAAATGCACGCGGCTAGTTGAATACCGGAGTAGCAGAAGCCCCCGGGCAGGATTTGCAGGGGAAACATACTGGAATAAGCCAATAACAGGTTATGGCAGTATAGGAAGCAGGATTCTTATTGTCGGGCTTGCACCTGCGTTTGATGGAGGAAACAGGACGGGAAGGATTTTCACAGGGGACAAAAGTTCAGATTTCCTCATTTCTTCCCTATATGCTGCCGGGCTTGCCAATATGCCAACATCAGAGCGGAAGGACGATGGGCTGAAGTATATAGATACTTACATTACCCTGGCATTGAAATGCGCACCACCGGACAATAAGCCCGAAAAAGAAGAACTTAACAATTGCAGTGGATTTTTTGAAAAAGAAATTGAACAGATGGAAAATCTTAAAGCCATACTGTGCCTGGGAAAGATCGCCTTTGATTCCACATTAAAATTCTTTAGAGCCCATCAAATTAATACTCGTGGCATTAAATTTATTCATGGAAAATACTACAATATTGGGGGTGTGCGCCTGTACTGTTCCTACCATCCCAGTCCCAGGAATGTAAATACCGGGCTGCTCAGGAAGGAGGAATTTATATCCTTGTTAAAGAAAATAAGGAATTTTGTCGGTTAA
- a CDS encoding SDR family oxidoreductase — translation MSGKNILIAGTGELGKSLSYDLLLQNNRVIINSRDAGKLKEIVSEFSIYGKIDYIAMELKDEGSCKNLVVKAAESIKHIDSLIVMVGGFIEDSIENLDGLESMITNHLKIPLYLSKYALEHMVYGSSIIFVSNSSISIKNKTNLLSYSISKYALEKSAKIMAAELLEKGIRVNVVAPEYIKQNFEIGRNYSKMRKYGDLETPPEDISDLIDFLVEGKSSWINGAIIPVDGGHSLK, via the coding sequence ATGTCTGGAAAAAATATACTTATTGCAGGAACCGGAGAATTAGGGAAATCATTGAGTTACGATCTACTTCTTCAAAATAACCGCGTGATAATTAATTCCCGGGATGCCGGCAAGCTAAAAGAAATCGTTTCTGAATTTTCAATTTACGGAAAAATTGATTATATAGCCATGGAATTGAAGGATGAAGGAAGTTGCAAAAATCTGGTAGTGAAAGCTGCAGAATCAATAAAACATATTGATTCGTTGATTGTAATGGTGGGTGGCTTTATAGAAGATAGCATTGAAAACCTGGATGGGCTTGAAAGTATGATCACAAACCATCTGAAAATTCCACTATATCTGTCTAAATACGCTCTGGAACATATGGTATACGGCTCTTCAATAATTTTTGTTAGCAATTCTTCAATCTCCATAAAAAATAAGACCAATCTCCTGTCATATTCAATATCAAAATATGCACTGGAGAAGTCAGCAAAGATAATGGCGGCCGAGCTTCTTGAAAAAGGCATAAGGGTAAACGTTGTCGCCCCGGAATACATAAAGCAAAACTTTGAAATTGGAAGAAATTATTCAAAAATGAGAAAATACGGAGATCTGGAAACACCACCTGAGGATATATCCGATCTTATAGATTTCCTTGTAGAGGGAAAATCATCATGGATTAATGGCGCAATAATACCAGTAGACGGAGGGCACAGCCTGAAATGA
- a CDS encoding NfeD family protein: protein MGQIIIIGYILDTIVAFFIGAWFSRFWLRHPFRRKPATGKDSLVGKTGEIKLTLKNNFYEIAVDSQLWRAVPDDPGETFEKGEIAYVKSVRDLTLYISKIK from the coding sequence ATGGGGCAGATAATAATAATTGGATACATTTTAGATACAATTGTAGCTTTTTTCATCGGAGCATGGTTTTCCCGATTCTGGTTAAGGCATCCATTCCGGAGAAAACCGGCCACAGGGAAAGATTCCCTTGTTGGAAAAACAGGAGAAATTAAGTTAACACTTAAAAATAATTTCTATGAAATTGCAGTAGACTCCCAGCTCTGGAGGGCTGTTCCGGATGATCCAGGTGAAACTTTTGAAAAGGGAGAAATTGCATATGTAAAGTCTGTGAGGGACCTTACACTGTACATTTCCAAAATTAAATAA
- a CDS encoding TIGR00725 family protein encodes MYKYNIGVIGGSFADKKYCNIAYEVGKKLAENNCAVFCGGKEGIMECVSHGVHDSNGMVVGILPGENRMEGNRYLSLAIPTGIGYMRNFLIIRASDAIIAIEGYSGTTSEAAFAITEGKTVVSIGDLQIKTKNTDGKLVHENNPEKAVEIAIQEAKNFVEKFH; translated from the coding sequence ATGTATAAATATAATATTGGCGTAATTGGCGGTAGTTTTGCCGATAAAAAATATTGCAACATAGCATATGAAGTTGGAAAAAAACTTGCAGAAAATAATTGTGCCGTTTTCTGTGGTGGAAAAGAAGGCATAATGGAATGCGTATCCCATGGAGTGCATGACAGTAATGGGATGGTGGTAGGAATTCTTCCCGGGGAAAACAGGATGGAGGGCAATAGGTATCTTTCACTGGCTATCCCTACCGGAATAGGTTACATGAGAAATTTTTTAATTATAAGGGCATCGGATGCAATAATAGCCATAGAAGGTTATTCCGGGACTACTTCTGAAGCCGCATTTGCAATAACAGAAGGGAAAACGGTGGTATCCATAGGAGACCTGCAAATAAAAACAAAGAATACCGATGGAAAATTAGTTCATGAGAATAATCCGGAAAAAGCTGTAGAAATAGCTATACAGGAAGCAAAAAATTTTGTTGAAAAATTTCACTGA
- a CDS encoding acetyl-CoA C-acetyltransferase, translated as MKDVYIVSAKRTPIGKFGKSLAKIKATELGAAAIKGVIQDSGIDKDLIEEVIMGNVIQANVGQNPAGQAAFSAGLKPEVTKNTVNVVCASGMLATENAAREIMLEEHDIIVSGGFENMSNSPLIMPSEFRWGPKQLLYKNLKIEDSMLVDGLVDAMYGEHMGVSAERSAKKYGITRDQTDGFSVESQNRAIRATESGEFAKEIVKLDNLQKDEGMRKTSMEDLAKLNPAFDRNGILTAGSSSQLSDGASALILASEKALNEYGLKPIAKITGFSSASLDTRDFVEAPIPATRKLLEKQHKKIDYYDLVEHNEAFSVASIIVRDQLGVDPERFNVNGGAIAIGHPLGNSGSRIIVTLINALQSRHMKTGLATICHGGGGGHTLTLELI; from the coding sequence ATGAAAGATGTGTATATTGTTTCAGCAAAACGTACACCTATAGGGAAATTTGGAAAATCCCTTGCAAAAATAAAGGCCACCGAACTCGGTGCTGCTGCTATTAAAGGTGTAATTCAGGATTCAGGTATAGACAAAGACCTTATTGAGGAGGTTATAATGGGAAACGTTATACAGGCTAATGTCGGGCAAAATCCGGCAGGCCAGGCGGCATTTTCTGCCGGACTCAAACCCGAGGTAACAAAAAATACAGTAAACGTTGTATGCGCATCCGGTATGCTCGCAACAGAGAATGCTGCAAGGGAAATTATGCTGGAAGAGCATGACATTATTGTTTCAGGAGGGTTTGAAAATATGAGCAACTCCCCGTTAATAATGCCTTCTGAATTCAGATGGGGGCCTAAACAGCTTTTGTATAAGAATCTCAAAATAGAAGATTCAATGCTTGTTGATGGCCTTGTTGATGCCATGTATGGTGAACATATGGGTGTATCAGCAGAGCGTTCGGCAAAAAAATACGGAATAACAAGAGACCAGACAGATGGATTTTCAGTAGAAAGCCAGAACAGGGCTATCAGGGCCACAGAATCAGGGGAGTTCGCTAAGGAAATTGTTAAACTGGACAACCTTCAGAAAGACGAGGGCATGAGGAAAACATCAATGGAAGACCTTGCGAAACTAAACCCTGCCTTTGACAGGAATGGGATACTCACTGCAGGAAGTTCTTCACAGTTGTCTGATGGGGCTTCAGCTCTTATTCTTGCCTCGGAAAAAGCTTTAAATGAATACGGATTAAAACCCATAGCAAAAATAACAGGATTCAGCTCAGCTTCACTTGATACAAGGGATTTTGTAGAAGCTCCAATACCTGCAACCAGAAAGTTGCTGGAAAAACAGCACAAAAAAATCGATTATTACGATCTTGTGGAACATAATGAGGCTTTTTCGGTAGCATCCATTATTGTAAGGGACCAGCTGGGAGTCGACCCGGAGAGGTTTAATGTTAACGGCGGTGCCATTGCAATAGGTCATCCACTTGGAAACAGCGGCTCAAGGATAATTGTGACGTTGATCAATGCATTACAGAGCAGGCATATGAAAACAGGGCTTGCAACGATTTGCCATGGCGGCGGGGGAGGGCATACTCTTACACTCGAATTGATATAA
- a CDS encoding transposase, producing the protein MPSQQIPLIMEIIDNIVSPDDRKRKYTDRQILKVLIVLQIFNISYRSARIFLTNHEEYIRMAGLNEIPSFQTLSRRARMIDLHAVNNKIASLYSIESIAAIDSFMIHTCKHSTAMRRKAWNNYKDPLSGWSKTTKGWSYGRKCHMAIDVDSLIIMEWMVTKGNMHDSHVSHDMVDSVRDFSYVLADSAYDASDIYDYIFENTHALPVIDTNRRRGIVDNRLPLNRKIGIDLRKEYSSMYPLRWEIERTFSILEEILKAEYIWYTVNRDYDTAIGLKTIAYNLMVISNMELGEKPREIMKIVNC; encoded by the coding sequence ATGCCCTCACAGCAAATCCCATTGATTATGGAAATCATAGATAATATTGTTTCGCCTGATGACAGGAAAAGAAAGTACACAGATAGACAGATATTGAAGGTGCTGATAGTTTTACAGATTTTCAATATATCTTATAGATCAGCCAGAATATTCCTCACCAACCATGAGGAATATATAAGAATGGCTGGCCTTAACGAGATACCAAGCTTCCAGACCCTTTCAAGGAGAGCCAGGATGATAGACCTCCATGCAGTAAACAACAAAATTGCCTCATTATATTCAATAGAATCAATAGCTGCAATAGATTCCTTTATGATCCATACATGCAAGCATTCAACAGCAATGAGGAGAAAGGCATGGAATAACTACAAAGATCCTTTATCAGGATGGTCAAAGACAACTAAGGGATGGTCATATGGGAGAAAATGCCATATGGCAATTGATGTTGATTCTCTCATTATAATGGAATGGATGGTAACAAAGGGAAATATGCATGATTCCCATGTGTCGCATGATATGGTGGATTCTGTTAGAGATTTCTCATATGTTCTTGCAGATTCAGCTTATGATGCATCTGACATATACGATTATATATTTGAAAATACACATGCTCTACCTGTAATTGATACCAATAGGAGAAGAGGGATAGTAGATAATAGGTTGCCATTAAACAGGAAAATAGGAATTGATTTGAGAAAAGAATATTCTTCAATGTATCCTCTTAGATGGGAAATAGAACGTACTTTCAGCATACTTGAAGAGATTTTGAAAGCAGAGTATATATGGTACACTGTGAACAGGGACTATGATACTGCAATTGGATTAAAGACCATTGCATACAATCTAATGGTAATATCAAACATGGAACTGGGAGAAAAACCGAGGGAGATAATGAAAATCGTCAATTGTTAA
- the hepT gene encoding type VII toxin-antitoxin system HepT family RNase toxin yields the protein MRKDIIKNKINEIVQSLDLVIENMPDTFDKFNESGIIKDGIYKRIEYSIENLIDIFYIFNSDFNLGIPSDDTDLINNLKAKNIISEDIALRIRNLKDFRNIVVYGYGEIDNRMAYDFINRVSHILTIDDFHYLPRFFSQFHV from the coding sequence ATGAGGAAAGATATAATCAAAAATAAGATAAATGAAATTGTTCAAAGCCTTGATTTAGTTATTGAAAATATGCCAGATACTTTTGATAAGTTTAACGAGTCCGGGATTATAAAAGATGGAATTTATAAGCGTATTGAATATTCCATTGAAAATCTTATAGATATATTTTATATTTTTAATTCGGATTTTAATTTGGGCATACCCTCCGATGACACTGACCTAATAAATAATTTAAAGGCGAAAAATATTATTTCAGAGGATATAGCTCTAAGGATACGAAATTTAAAGGATTTCAGAAATATTGTGGTTTACGGATATGGCGAAATAGATAACCGTATGGCATATGATTTTATTAATAGGGTGTCTCACATTTTAACAATTGACGATTTTCATTATCTCCCTCGGTTTTTCTCCCAGTTCCATGTTTGA
- a CDS encoding acetyl-CoA C-acetyltransferase: MKDVYIAYYKRTPFSRAKPDNPSKDVYNGVSMDVLLSKLIKDSLSTGINPEEIGDVITGCAIQAGENWTYGGRHQTLLSELPVSVPSMAIDRACSSSLNATAIGAMEIQTENSDIVLAGGMEHMTHVPLYNDPYVKYNTELMEKPEYKKYDMDVTYHVGLTAEKLAAINNISREDMDKFSFESQKLTGHAIEEGFYKDEILPVTVTHDGSVKTINADQTPRPESTLEQMGQLKPAFKENGRVTAGNSPPLSSGASLLMLMSGEKIKEYGLKPLARVIDYAAAGVDPTIMGHGPVPATNKLLKKNKLSPDNIDYWEINEAFAVVALNAIKHLNLDRNRVNIHGGSIAIGHPLGATGARIAGTLARTLQEKKGNLGVATLCVGGGQGYSLLIERV; this comes from the coding sequence ATGAAAGATGTTTATATAGCATATTATAAAAGAACTCCATTCTCCAGAGCAAAGCCCGATAATCCCTCCAAGGATGTATACAACGGAGTATCCATGGATGTTCTGCTCTCAAAGCTTATAAAAGATTCCCTGAGCACGGGAATAAATCCGGAAGAAATAGGGGATGTAATTACCGGATGCGCTATTCAAGCCGGCGAAAACTGGACATACGGAGGCAGGCACCAGACACTGCTTTCTGAATTGCCGGTGAGTGTGCCATCGATGGCAATTGACAGGGCCTGCTCATCTTCCCTGAATGCCACTGCAATAGGCGCAATGGAAATCCAGACAGAAAACTCTGACATAGTACTTGCCGGAGGAATGGAACACATGACACATGTGCCATTATATAATGATCCGTATGTAAAATATAATACCGAATTAATGGAAAAGCCAGAATACAAAAAATATGACATGGATGTCACATACCATGTTGGATTGACTGCCGAGAAACTGGCTGCAATTAATAATATTTCCAGGGAAGACATGGATAAATTTTCATTTGAATCGCAGAAACTAACTGGACATGCAATAGAAGAAGGGTTCTATAAGGACGAAATTTTACCGGTTACAGTAACGCATGATGGAAGTGTTAAAACAATCAATGCCGACCAGACTCCCAGACCAGAGAGTACACTGGAACAGATGGGGCAATTAAAACCGGCATTTAAGGAAAATGGAAGGGTGACTGCAGGTAATTCGCCGCCACTGAGTTCCGGTGCTTCCCTTCTCATGCTTATGTCCGGCGAAAAAATAAAAGAATATGGATTAAAGCCACTTGCAAGAGTAATAGACTATGCCGCTGCCGGAGTAGACCCGACCATAATGGGCCATGGGCCGGTACCTGCAACTAACAAGTTGCTAAAGAAAAATAAACTTTCACCGGATAACATAGATTACTGGGAAATCAACGAGGCATTTGCAGTTGTTGCATTGAATGCTATCAAGCACCTTAATTTAGACAGAAACCGGGTAAACATACATGGAGGGTCTATAGCCATCGGGCATCCACTGGGTGCAACCGGTGCAAGAATAGCCGGAACACTTGCAAGGACACTTCAGGAAAAGAAGGGCAATCTTGGAGTTGCAACCTTATGTGTAGGTGGCGGGCAGGGATATTCGCTTTTGATAGAAAGAGTTTAA
- a CDS encoding signal peptidase I: protein MSIITIPVIVDSILDGYFNYTLPSTLLEISGVIIGSAATFILLIFIVKSIKLKNNFTNSNTYMKFVISGLVMSLFSFLFAWSMETKLIYMKNISIERLKVAYFIDFYMLAVDAIIIFKLLKNYFMSVVEYFSLYFYISLFLFGFITADIINLNNYYLIIFGAISIYFLLNSIFTSFHCKLNWFKINGNEFALMGVRGISMNPEFKAGDSVIIKRIKALDELKVGDIITYKSSNINSPLNASGYITHRIYEISGDIIRTKGDNNIVVDYMKIRLDDIVGIAVAKVVHINRRATGIEMIGDNRNKEDLPFFTPFNISARKSSLYFNIYFIIISLILIIIIL from the coding sequence ATGTCCATAATTACTATACCAGTAATAGTAGATTCTATACTTGATGGCTATTTCAACTATACTCTTCCAAGTACGTTGCTTGAAATTTCAGGAGTCATAATAGGCAGTGCTGCTACATTTATTTTGCTTATATTTATAGTGAAGAGTATAAAGCTCAAAAATAATTTTACAAATTCAAATACATACATGAAATTTGTTATATCTGGATTGGTAATGTCACTTTTTAGTTTCCTTTTTGCCTGGTCGATGGAAACAAAACTAATTTATATGAAAAATATATCTATAGAACGGCTAAAGGTCGCTTATTTTATAGATTTTTACATGCTTGCTGTAGATGCTATAATCATCTTTAAATTGTTAAAAAATTATTTTATGTCAGTAGTGGAATATTTCTCATTATATTTCTATATCTCTTTGTTTTTATTTGGATTTATCACTGCAGATATTATTAATTTGAATAATTATTATCTGATAATATTCGGTGCAATTTCAATATATTTTTTGCTTAATTCAATTTTCACCAGTTTTCACTGTAAATTGAACTGGTTTAAAATAAATGGAAATGAATTTGCACTAATGGGAGTTCGCGGCATAAGTATGAATCCAGAATTTAAGGCAGGAGATTCAGTTATAATAAAGAGAATTAAAGCATTGGATGAGCTAAAAGTTGGTGATATTATAACTTACAAATCTTCAAATATTAACTCGCCTTTAAATGCTTCAGGGTATATAACCCATAGAATTTATGAGATTTCGGGCGATATAATAAGGACTAAGGGAGATAATAACATAGTAGTAGATTACATGAAAATAAGATTAGATGACATAGTTGGCATCGCAGTGGCTAAAGTTGTTCACATTAACAGGAGAGCTACCGGTATAGAAATGATAGGCGATAATAGGAATAAAGAAGACCTGCCATTTTTTACCCCATTTAATATCAGTGCCCGTAAAAGTAGTCTATACTTTAACATATATTTCATTATTATATCGCTAATTCTGATTATAATAATCTTATAA
- the ilvD gene encoding dihydroxy-acid dehydratase → MKRSDLTYSGPERAPNRAFMKAMGLNDNDLKNYMVGVAAAWNEAGPCNIHVLSLANHTKEGIRSREGTPRVFTTPVVIDGIAMGTEGMKYSLVSRELIANTVELTVNAHGYDGFAALSGCDKTSPGMMMAMARMNIPSIVMYSGTTLPGYYKGKRIAVGDLFEAVGAYMNNTMTLQDFKLMEENAVPTAGACGGLYTANTMAMMTEVLGLALPGSASPPAVDGAKQKFAYKTGEAVMQLIETGLKPRDILTQESFYNAITVLMASGGSTNAVLHLLAIAHEAKIKLDLDDFDRISRKVPEIVNMKPSGEYVMADLNNIGGVPVLMKVLMDHGLIDGDQLTVTGKTVKENLKDIKIYTTGDVISDFDKPYKPDGGISILKGNLATEGGVFKTSASKVKYHKGPAKVFNSEEETFKAIKDKKIKAGDTVVIRYEGPKGGPGMREMLSVTSELIGEGLGDSVALITDGRFSGATRGIMVGHIAPEAMDGGLIAIVKDGDMIEIDAPNRKINLLVDENEITRRMKEWKKPPLRYETGLLNQYAKLVASSSKGAVMQ, encoded by the coding sequence ATGAAACGTTCTGATTTAACATATAGTGGTCCGGAAAGGGCCCCCAATAGGGCATTCATGAAAGCTATGGGTTTAAACGACAATGATCTCAAAAATTACATGGTAGGCGTAGCAGCCGCATGGAATGAAGCTGGCCCATGCAATATACATGTTTTATCCCTTGCAAACCATACCAAGGAAGGAATAAGGAGCAGGGAAGGCACTCCAAGGGTATTTACCACACCCGTTGTAATAGATGGAATTGCAATGGGAACCGAAGGAATGAAGTATTCACTGGTTAGCCGTGAACTTATAGCCAATACTGTGGAGCTTACAGTAAATGCCCATGGATATGACGGATTCGCGGCACTATCCGGCTGTGATAAGACCTCTCCAGGAATGATGATGGCTATGGCGAGGATGAATATACCATCCATCGTTATGTATTCGGGCACAACGTTACCGGGTTACTATAAGGGCAAGCGCATAGCTGTTGGAGACCTTTTTGAAGCTGTAGGTGCATATATGAATAACACCATGACATTGCAGGATTTCAAGCTGATGGAAGAAAATGCTGTACCAACTGCCGGTGCATGCGGCGGGCTTTATACAGCAAACACAATGGCCATGATGACAGAGGTTCTGGGCCTTGCATTGCCGGGAAGCGCTTCTCCACCCGCAGTTGATGGCGCAAAGCAGAAATTTGCATATAAAACAGGTGAGGCTGTAATGCAGCTCATAGAAACCGGATTGAAGCCAAGGGACATATTGACGCAGGAATCATTTTATAATGCAATAACAGTCCTGATGGCATCGGGGGGTTCTACCAATGCTGTGCTGCATCTTCTGGCAATAGCACACGAAGCAAAAATAAAACTGGATCTTGATGATTTCGACAGAATTTCAAGAAAGGTTCCGGAAATAGTGAATATGAAACCCTCTGGAGAATATGTAATGGCAGACCTCAATAACATCGGCGGGGTTCCTGTACTGATGAAAGTGCTTATGGACCATGGCCTGATAGATGGGGATCAGCTTACCGTTACGGGAAAAACAGTAAAGGAAAATCTTAAGGATATAAAAATTTACACAACCGGGGATGTCATATCTGATTTTGATAAGCCATACAAACCTGATGGTGGAATAAGTATACTCAAGGGTAATCTGGCTACAGAAGGTGGAGTTTTTAAGACATCCGCTTCGAAGGTAAAATACCATAAAGGTCCGGCAAAGGTATTTAATTCCGAGGAAGAAACCTTTAAAGCCATAAAAGATAAAAAAATAAAGGCGGGAGACACAGTTGTGATAAGATATGAAGGTCCAAAAGGCGGACCTGGAATGAGGGAAATGCTTTCTGTAACATCGGAACTTATAGGCGAAGGGCTTGGAGATAGTGTTGCCCTGATAACAGATGGTAGGTTCTCTGGCGCCACAAGGGGAATAATGGTAGGGCATATAGCTCCTGAAGCCATGGACGGGGGTTTAATCGCCATTGTTAAGGACGGCGATATGATAGAAATAGACGCACCCAACAGAAAAATTAACCTCCTTGTGGATGAGAATGAAATAACTCGCAGGATGAAGGAATGGAAAAAACCGCCCCTGAGATATGAAACTGGATTATTAAACCAGTATGCGAAACTTGTAGCATCTTCGTCGAAAGGCGCGGTTATGCAATAA